The nucleotide sequence AAGGAATGCGGCCGGCGCAGGGCGACGGGGGGCTGGGAAGGTGTTTTGGCTTGTGTCACTCGATCCTCATCATCTCTCATTCGCGCGGTGCCTCTTCCTTACCTCGCCCCGCTTGCGGGGAGAGGTCGGAATTTGCGAGAGCAAATTCCGGGTGAGGGGGTACAGGTCTCTCGACGATTTCACTCGCCGAGAGAGGCCCCTCACCCCAACCCTCTCAGCGCGAGCGAAGCTCGTCGCGGCCCCGTAAGAACGGGGAGAGGGAGAGGACACACCACCTTATATCGTCCCAGTTCCGCGAATTGCCAGCGCGCTGCGCCAAGTCGCCGGGTTGTTGATCGCTCCCTTGTATGCTTTAGGGACCATATCCCCGCCGCCGGTCCAGCCTGATGCTGTTCAATTCCTACCCGTTCATCCTGCTGTTCCTCCCCGTTGTGCTGGCGGGCTATTTCTGGCTGGGGCGGCGCAGCAATCTGGCGCCGGTGATCTGGCTGGCGCTGGCCTCAATCGCCTTCTACGCCATCGGCAGCTGGCAGTTCGTCGCCCTGCTGCTGCTCTCGATCGCGTTCAATTACGGCGTCGGCCATCTCCTGATCGTGGCGAAGCTCACGCCGGTGCAACGGAAGGCGGCGCTCGCGCTTGGCGTCGCCGGCGATCTCCTCGTACTCGGTATCTTCAAATATGCCGGCTTCGTCACCGAGAACATCAACGCGCTGGCCGGCACGCATGTCGCGGTCCACATCCTGCTGCCGGTCGGCATCTCCTTCTACACCTTCACCCAGATCGCGTTCCTGGTGGACGCGCATCGCGGCCAGGTCGCGGCCTATGCGCTGCCGCATTACGCGCTGTTCGTGACTTATTTCCCGCATCTGATCGCGGGTCCGATCCTCCACCACAAGGACATGATCCCGCAATTCGAGCGGAAGGAGTCCAAGCATCCGGACGGGCATCTCATTCTCTGCGGCGTCATCATCTTCGCGATCGGCCTGTTCAAGAAGACGTGCCTTGCCGACGGCATCCAGCCGCTGGTCGCGCTGGCCTTCGAGGCGCGCTCGCCGAGTTTCGATCAGGCCTGGCTGGGTGCGCTCGCCTACACGTTCCAGCTCTATTTCGATTTCTCCGGCTATTCCGACATGGCGATCGGGATCTCGCTGATGTTCGGCATCTTCCTGCCGGTCAATTTCAACTCGCCCTACAAGGCGACCAGCATCGTCGATTTCTGGCGCCGCTGGCACATGACGTTGTCGCAATTCCTGCGCGACTATCTCTACATCCCGCTCGGGGGCAACAGGCGCGGCCGCGTGCTGCGCTACGTCAATCTGCTGATCACGATGCTGCTCGGCGGCCTCTGGCACGGCGCGGCCTGGACTTTTGTCATTTGGGGCGCGCTGCATGGCGCCTATCTCTGTGTCAACCATGCCTTCAACGCCCTGGTGCCGAACATTCCGACGATCCTTGCGCGACCAGCCCGCATTGCCGGGGCCGTGCTGACTTTCCTCGCCGTCGTCGTCGCCTGGGTGTTCTTCCGCGCCGAGAGCGTCACCTGGGCGCTGCGGGTTCTCCATGCCATGGCCGATCCCTCGAATATCGTCTTCGGCCGCGAGGAGATTGCGGCGCTGGTGCTCGTCTTCCTTTATGCCGCACTGGTGTGGCTGGCGCCGAACACGCAGGCGATCATGGGCTACGATCACGGCAA is from Bradyrhizobium xenonodulans and encodes:
- a CDS encoding MBOAT family O-acyltransferase; protein product: MLFNSYPFILLFLPVVLAGYFWLGRRSNLAPVIWLALASIAFYAIGSWQFVALLLLSIAFNYGVGHLLIVAKLTPVQRKAALALGVAGDLLVLGIFKYAGFVTENINALAGTHVAVHILLPVGISFYTFTQIAFLVDAHRGQVAAYALPHYALFVTYFPHLIAGPILHHKDMIPQFERKESKHPDGHLILCGVIIFAIGLFKKTCLADGIQPLVALAFEARSPSFDQAWLGALAYTFQLYFDFSGYSDMAIGISLMFGIFLPVNFNSPYKATSIVDFWRRWHMTLSQFLRDYLYIPLGGNRRGRVLRYVNLLITMLLGGLWHGAAWTFVIWGALHGAYLCVNHAFNALVPNIPTILARPARIAGAVLTFLAVVVAWVFFRAESVTWALRVLHAMADPSNIVFGREEIAALVLVFLYAALVWLAPNTQAIMGYDHGNRRVGEALWAGRMRPLVLYGASLVLAFGILGIQSHSEFIYFRF